The sequence below is a genomic window from Clostridium sp. BJN0001.
CTCTTGCCGTTTCAAGTACAGCAATATCGATATCTTTATTCATAAGTATCGTTTTTGCACTATTAAATCCAGAATCATCACCTTTATGAATACACTTTTCATTTAAAAACACACCATCTGTCGATGTCATTCCTATATTATAACCTACTTTTCTAAGTACATATGATATAAGCCTTGTAGTCGTTGTCTTTCCATTCGTTCCTGTGACAGAAATAACTGGTATATTTGCAGGTCTATTATTATAAAACATATTCAAAATTGCTTTTCCAACATTATGTGACTCACCCTTACTTGGAAAATGATGCATTCGTATTCCAGGTGCAGCATTAACTTCCATTATTATTCCTCCATTTTCATCAAGAGGAACTGAAATATCATTTGAACATATATCTATTCCACATATATCAAGTTGTAATATCTTAGCTGCAGTAATACAAAAATCTATATTTTCTCTGCATATTTTATCCGTGCAATCAATAGCTGTTGCACCTGTTGATAAATTAGCATTTTCTCTTAAAAACACCTTTTTATCTTTTTCTATAACAGTATTTAATGAAATATTTTGTTTCTTTAAATTAATTAGAAGATCATCATCTATCTTTATTTTAGTAAGTGGTTTTTCGTGATCTTCTCCTCTCATTTTATTTTCATTTTCTAAATATATTAGAGATTTCAAATCATTTACTCCATCACCTATTACATATGGTAAAATTCTTTCCGAAACTGCTACAACTTTATAATTTACTACACATACTCTGTAATCTTTTCCTTTTTTATATTCTTCAAGCATAATATCTTTAAATTTCTTTTTTATTACTGAATATGATTCAACTAGCTCCTTTTCATCTTTTATATTAAGTATTATCCCTTTTCCCTTATTACCATACTGTGGCTTTAAAACAACAGGATATCCTATTTCTTCTGCGTTAATTAAGAGATTCATTACATTTAATACTTTTTCTCCTTTTGCAACAGGTATATTCTGATTATTTAACATATTTTTAGTAAGAAGTTTATCACAAGATATATCTACTCCTATACAGTTAGTAGCATTACCTATAGTTGCCTCAAACATTCTACCCATTTTCCCATATCCTATCTGATAAAAACCACTATCATAAAGCTGGATTACAGGGAGATTATAATCCTTAGCGGCTAAACATATAGCTTTTGTACTTGGTCCTAATTCTTCTTTAAGGAAAATATGTTTTATCTGCTCTATACGTCCCTCAAATTCAATAGGTATCTGATTTATTAATGAATTTATTATATCAACTGCTAAATAAATGCATGAAATCGCTGTATTTTTATATTGATATTCCAAAATAATGTAATATGAATCTTCTTTAATTTCTCTTGCCTTTCCATACGAAACATCTATTCCAAATTTATTTTGGAGTGCAATACATATATGCTCACAAATATGGGCAAGATATGTTCCTTCTTTCAATCTTTTGACAAATCCACCTTCTTCATCAATTCCACATCTATGTTTTTTTAATTCAGGAATCATTTTTATAAGATTAAAATTAAAATTAGGTATATCTTTACTTGGTACTTCGCAGTAACCCTCCAAATCTACATCAACTCTAATGCATTTTTTATAAGAGTATATATTTTTATTTTCATATACTCTCTTATCAATAATCTTCATACCCTAATTTTCCTCCTCAAAAGGTAATTTTTTTAGTAAATCAAACTTATTTCCACTTGTTAAAATATATAATTTAACATTGTACATACTTAATATTTCATCTGCATGAAGTTCTGAAACATTTGTATATGTTATTGAACTTCCATCAATAACATATACAGCTCCTTCCCCTATAACCTCTATACATTTTTCTTTATTTACAACTATTGCAGTGTTTTCATCTATACCTATGCCTAAAACTTCAGGATTTTGAGCAATACCTGTTAAAAGACGTCCAATTCTACCTCTTTGTGCAAAATGCTGATCAATAATAACCCCATCTAAAAGTCCTAAACCAGGAGACATCTTTAAAGTGCATTTTCTTGGTGAACCATCATCATCACCTTCTACAATCATAGTGTCGCTCATAACTGAAGCTCCAGCTGAAGTTCCTACTATAAACTTTCCATTTTTATGAGCTCTTTTTAGAGCATCATTTACAATAGTCCCCCCTATAATGCTTGTAATTCTAAGCTGATCTCCACCAGTAAAAAATATTAATGAAGCTTTATCTATAAGATTCGCATTCTCTTTTCTATATGCCTGCCTTC
It includes:
- the cphA gene encoding cyanophycin synthetase; amino-acid sequence: MKIIDKRVYENKNIYSYKKCIRVDVDLEGYCEVPSKDIPNFNFNLIKMIPELKKHRCGIDEEGGFVKRLKEGTYLAHICEHICIALQNKFGIDVSYGKAREIKEDSYYIILEYQYKNTAISCIYLAVDIINSLINQIPIEFEGRIEQIKHIFLKEELGPSTKAICLAAKDYNLPVIQLYDSGFYQIGYGKMGRMFEATIGNATNCIGVDISCDKLLTKNMLNNQNIPVAKGEKVLNVMNLLINAEEIGYPVVLKPQYGNKGKGIILNIKDEKELVESYSVIKKKFKDIMLEEYKKGKDYRVCVVNYKVVAVSERILPYVIGDGVNDLKSLIYLENENKMRGEDHEKPLTKIKIDDDLLINLKKQNISLNTVIEKDKKVFLRENANLSTGATAIDCTDKICRENIDFCITAAKILQLDICGIDICSNDISVPLDENGGIIMEVNAAPGIRMHHFPSKGESHNVGKAILNMFYNNRPANIPVISVTGTNGKTTTTRLISYVLRKVGYNIGMTSTDGVFLNEKCIHKGDDSGFNSAKTILMNKDIDIAVLETARGGIIKKGLAYEEADVAVITNITNDHLGLNGIDTMKDLCFVKSLVGEAVKKNGYVVVNADDKYSKEIISRLKSNIIYFSKNKNNPLIEKNIENGGTAVYLNNNNLCVTNKGTEYKLISIYDLPISYNGILKYNIENAMASVAALVGMNIDYCIISKGLRNFKLNSIENRGRFNLYKCIKRNIILDYGHNIEGYKAVLGSVKKSVSTGKKFIGIIGMPGDRKDSDIKKVGEIAAKYLDNIIIKEDVDRRGRKKGEIASILTRAVKETKECVSVKSILNEEEALKYAINISKPNDTIVMFYEKIEPLENIINDLNKENYNMELLKVVQK
- a CDS encoding cyanophycinase encodes the protein MEENLSGNLIIIGGAEDKKGRKEILKKVCNVIDRDKDMLLVATIATEYPKEAAARYEEVFTELGVKNIEVLDISERRQAYRKENANLIDKASLIFFTGGDQLRITSIIGGTIVNDALKRAHKNGKFIVGTSAGASVMSDTMIVEGDDDGSPRKCTLKMSPGLGLLDGVIIDQHFAQRGRIGRLLTGIAQNPEVLGIGIDENTAIVVNKEKCIEVIGEGAVYVIDGSSITYTNVSELHADEILSMYNVKLYILTSGNKFDLLKKLPFEEEN